One genomic region from Chthonomonas calidirosea T49 encodes:
- a CDS encoding Gfo/Idh/MocA family protein — protein sequence MTSEVVRFGVIGVGGMGAGHCNMLSKIPEAKLTAVADADEAAVKAASEKFGVPGFTNHLALLESGLVDAVIIATPHYFHPPIAIDAFERGIHVLSEKPLAVTVSAADAMIAAARRSGRKFGIMYQMRSEPHHLAAKQIVESGALGEIYRTSLVMGWYRSQAYYNSGGWRATWAGEGGGVLINQAPHYLDLFCWLAGLPASLIGTTRTRLHDIEVEDEAYAFLTYKNGAHGYLYASTMEVPNHNLLEICADRGKIVIHGSRLQYFRVESSIREFTYTTKEMWGSPKVTEEPVTLPEEKPLKGHAAITQNFARAILYNEPLLAPGEEGLNAMELINGIILSSKTQSPVELPVNRAAYDQLIEQLKAASKAKTNVETQRVTDPNFV from the coding sequence ATGACTAGTGAAGTTGTTCGCTTTGGGGTGATCGGTGTAGGAGGGATGGGAGCAGGACACTGCAACATGCTTTCCAAAATCCCCGAAGCAAAGCTTACGGCGGTGGCCGATGCCGATGAGGCGGCCGTGAAGGCAGCCTCTGAAAAGTTTGGCGTCCCCGGCTTTACCAACCACCTTGCGCTGCTGGAAAGCGGCCTTGTAGATGCAGTGATCATCGCAACCCCTCACTATTTCCACCCTCCTATTGCCATAGATGCATTTGAACGGGGTATCCATGTGCTTTCCGAAAAACCGCTGGCCGTCACCGTCTCTGCCGCAGACGCAATGATCGCTGCCGCTCGCCGTTCCGGCCGCAAATTCGGCATCATGTACCAGATGCGCTCCGAGCCGCATCACCTCGCGGCAAAACAGATCGTTGAGAGCGGTGCACTTGGCGAAATCTATCGTACAAGCCTCGTTATGGGTTGGTATCGCAGCCAAGCCTACTACAACTCCGGTGGCTGGCGTGCCACATGGGCGGGTGAAGGAGGTGGCGTGCTGATCAATCAAGCCCCTCACTACCTTGACCTGTTTTGCTGGCTCGCCGGACTTCCTGCATCGCTTATCGGCACGACCCGCACGCGTCTTCACGACATTGAAGTGGAAGATGAGGCCTATGCGTTCCTTACCTATAAAAATGGGGCCCATGGCTACCTCTATGCCTCCACAATGGAGGTTCCGAATCACAATCTACTCGAGATTTGTGCCGATCGCGGCAAGATCGTTATTCATGGTAGCCGCCTCCAGTACTTTCGCGTTGAAAGCTCCATTCGTGAATTTACCTACACCACCAAAGAGATGTGGGGCAGCCCCAAAGTCACCGAAGAGCCGGTCACCCTACCAGAGGAAAAACCCCTTAAAGGTCATGCCGCGATTACCCAGAACTTCGCCCGTGCCATCCTCTATAATGAGCCGCTGCTAGCTCCAGGAGAAGAGGGCTTAAATGCTATGGAGCTCATTAATGGCATCATTCTCTCCAGTAAAACCCAAAGCCCTGTAGAACTACCCGTCAATAGGGCGGCCTACGACCAGCTTATCGAGCAGCTGAAAGCAGCATCGAAAGCGAAAACGAACGTTGAAACCCAACGCGTCACCGATCCAAACTTTGTATGA
- a CDS encoding 2'-deoxycytidine 5'-triphosphate deaminase, whose product MRNYTDPNNGVFPAQWIRQAFEKGWIDAEEPLRSGQIQPNSLDLRLGTVGYRVQCSFLPGEEGMAQKLARFGWYRFCLPEEGVVLERNQVYIFPLMERLALPQNVRGRANPKSTTGRLDVFCRLVTEHGVAFDETPQGYQGPLYLEVVPRSFAIRVRAGDALAQIRFQTGEPRLSAEETRALLDEVPIILSSELLPLRSRDLAISNGILLSIYLPRYSGQGRQATIGYQARKNTPPIDLRAIGQARKRHYWDRLYADGKPIILEPDEFYIFRSRELVCLPPTICAEMVAFDAGSGELRTHYAGFFDSGFGYAAALPATETAAAVVLEVRSRDVPFLIEDGQPLFRIHLLRCTEEPEFLYGAQAGSSYQSQRDVRLSKQFTGAQEDEDDDKPQQRLNLLS is encoded by the coding sequence ATGAGGAACTACACAGACCCCAATAATGGGGTTTTTCCGGCTCAGTGGATACGTCAGGCTTTCGAAAAAGGCTGGATCGATGCCGAAGAGCCGCTTCGATCCGGCCAAATCCAGCCTAATAGCCTCGATCTGCGACTGGGCACAGTGGGCTATCGGGTTCAATGTAGCTTTCTCCCCGGCGAAGAGGGAATGGCACAAAAACTGGCACGCTTCGGTTGGTACCGTTTCTGTCTTCCGGAGGAGGGCGTGGTCCTAGAGAGAAATCAGGTCTACATCTTTCCTTTGATGGAACGCCTTGCCTTGCCACAAAACGTGCGTGGCCGCGCGAACCCGAAATCCACCACAGGACGCCTTGACGTATTTTGCCGTCTCGTTACGGAACATGGGGTCGCCTTCGACGAAACCCCACAGGGCTATCAAGGCCCCCTCTACCTGGAAGTGGTACCGCGCTCGTTTGCTATCCGAGTACGCGCGGGTGACGCTCTCGCACAAATACGTTTCCAAACCGGTGAACCCCGCCTCTCTGCCGAGGAAACCCGCGCTCTTCTCGATGAGGTTCCCATCATTCTCAGTTCCGAACTGCTGCCGCTCCGCTCCCGAGATCTGGCCATCTCTAACGGAATCCTCCTCTCTATCTACCTCCCACGTTATAGCGGCCAAGGCCGACAGGCTACCATCGGCTATCAAGCGCGCAAGAATACCCCTCCCATTGACCTCCGCGCCATTGGTCAAGCGCGCAAACGCCACTACTGGGATCGACTCTACGCCGACGGAAAGCCCATTATCCTGGAGCCGGACGAGTTCTATATCTTTCGCTCTCGTGAGCTTGTTTGCCTCCCACCCACTATCTGTGCGGAGATGGTGGCCTTCGACGCCGGCAGCGGAGAGCTGCGTACCCACTATGCGGGCTTTTTTGATAGCGGATTTGGCTATGCCGCTGCTCTCCCGGCCACCGAAACGGCAGCTGCTGTGGTGCTCGAAGTGCGCAGCCGTGATGTCCCCTTCCTTATTGAAGATGGACAACCCCTCTTTCGCATTCATCTCCTGCGCTGCACCGAAGAGCCTGAATTTCTCTATGGCGCCCAGGCCGGCTCTAGCTACCAATCCCAACGCGATGTGCGGCTTAGTAAACAGTTTACCGGAGCTCAAGAAGATGAGGATGATGATAAACCTCAACAGCGCCTTAACTTGCTTTCTTAA